The Triticum dicoccoides isolate Atlit2015 ecotype Zavitan unplaced genomic scaffold, WEW_v2.0 scaffold2170, whole genome shotgun sequence DNA window gGTACCACTGTTGCTCCATATGCAAACGTAGAAGAAGAAAGAACATGACTAAATTGCAAACAAAGAGAGCAACATGGATGAAGAAGCTTACCGAGATGCTGAAGGCTGCTGCGCCCTAGCAGAATGTATCTCTAGAGAATGCTAGTCCGGGCTGGCTTATGAAGGGGGCGTCCAGGGCACACGCAGGCCAAAAGTCAGTCTTTATTAAGGGAGCTGCATCAACCATGCACTGCATGCAGTCTTCTCATATTCCCAAGACATAAATCTGAGTAACACTGTATCTCAAGCACACGCAGTCTTCCCTAGATTAATGTCATGGTCAACCTCCTTAATTACCATGATTTGCCAAGAAAACAGAGAGACTATTTCCCAATAATACGACTCTAGTCAAAGAGGCAACACTGCATGCAGACTTCTCATCTATAATCTATAATTTATCAAAACTCAAAAGTATTTCTTGTTTGAACTGCTCCTCTTAGTGAGCTGCTGTATGAACAAGTTGGTGCGAGGTTTCATTCGCgtaatggaaccggggagaggcCTCCCTTTTCATCTATTTTTTTTTCTTGCCTACTTTCTTCATAATGCTACTTTCACATCAGAGCTTGAACCTGAAAACGTCATTCCATATACCCAGATTGAAAGGAGATTAAACCACTGGCCTCTGCATAAATCAATGCACACTGTTTATTCATTTATTCTAACTCATTCAGAAGATGTGTCTACTAGCTTTAGGTCCATAAATTAAGCAATCTCAAAATTATTTCATTGCATAGCTTTGACATGTTTAATTGGTGCCATGCGAACCGaaactataatacctaaatagttcatccccactaacctatttctcttAACATACAACCCATCCACATCATCAAGTAGGTCCCATGTGTAAAAAAGTTTTCCTTCTCTCAATAATCATCCATTTTTGAGAAATAATATCTTCCTATAATAACTTCTATCACGCTGTGCATGTCATGTATCGTGCATGGAAGGCAAAAGGAGGGCCTCTACATCTTTCCATCCACTATCCAGAGGCCCATCGTTTCTGCTCTGTCTACTGCCAAGTTTCAATTTGTATCGCCAAGCAACCTGATCAACGATAAAGACGGAACTCTTTCTCTTCTTGACTGACTCGTCTCCAATGAAATGGGGGTATAAAAAAATGCAATGGTGGTCAGATTTTTTACCGAACAATGGGCCTCATATTTATGTGAGGCGCATCACATCCACACTGCTTCCCCTTCCAGAAACTGACCAAAAATAATGCCCACCCGACTGTCTCCTCTGCACTCCGTTCCATTTCCTTTCTCCACCTTTCCTATTCCTCTTAAATAGACAAGAATGGTTACCGGCCGCTTCTTTCTCCATCTACCGCGGCCGTCCCCCCGCTGCTCCATTCTCTGCAGGCACACACAGGCAGTGGCGTAGCCAGCCCAATAAGTCAGGGTGGTCCATCAATAGAAATATTTACATAAGtttgtttatttttttaaaaaaatatcttTATACTACACTATATACAAGCTATGGGGAAAttccagggtggtccatggaccaccctggccaCCCCCTAGCTACGCCACTGCACACAGGAGTAGGCATGTCCATCTCACACGAGCGGGTCTGTTGATTGATGATGAAACGTGATGTTCTAGACACACTCCGTCCATCGTCGCCAGCCCCAGTAGTCCTCCTACCCCCAGCCCCAGAAGTCACGATCAAGTCCGCCATATTCCGTGACTCGTATCAGGTCGCCCGTATAAATTCGTTAGGTGATGTATCCACAAAAGCCGATTCATCTCGAAGAGATAGGCCCCTCATATGGACGCCCGTCAGGTAATCTGTACAAAAATACCAATTCATTGTTTTAGTTCTGCCGTGTTCTCCTAGATCTAATACTAATCTTATTATCCTTTATATTCTTTCACTATGCGCCTAAAATTTATACCCTTCTGTTTTAGGTCAAACTGAATCTCTGTAGATCTATGACGTCGTGCTGCTAGCAATCAAATATTTACGATTTCTTCATGGTGATAGTAGAGATTAGATACTGCATCTGAATTTTACTATGCAAATGGTTGTACCGTGTTCTTTTAGAAAATAATACCAACAGTAGCACTCTCAGAGAATGATGTCATCCACAACCTCTACACTGAATGTAATCTTTGGCCAATTTTGGGGACAAAAGTTTAGTACTAGACGGTGCCCGTGCAAATCTGAAATAATCCCATGTTGAAGCTGCAGATGTGTCTTTTCAGGAAACTTTCTTCTCAGAAATACTGTTTCGCAAACTTTTTAATTTTACAAAGGCAAAAACAACTTGAATTTATTTTGTACTATAAGTTATGGTGCAAGATGGTGTATGTTGTTCTGACCTTTACATTATTTTGTTCTGTAGGTTTCATGGCTCTTTCATGCATGCGGCTTATATATAAAAAAAATGAGATCCATAGGCACTAGCACCCTGGACATATTTTTATAGGAGAATCCCACCCGGGTGAGGCGCCACAAATTCGCTCCCAACGGGAGTCAAACCGTGGCCGCAAGGTTTTGCCACCGCGTCCCTTGCCACTAGGCTACAGCCTAGTCCTCATGCATGCGGCTTATTGATCATTATGGCTGCCCCACATATTAGTAGGATGAAAATTGAAGCATTCTGATTATTCATTTATTTCAATTGTTATTTGTGAGCAAAGGGACATCTTTAACTCTTGGTTCGATAAATTGATATACAGTGTACTCCTCTACAACTTTCTGGTATGCCAGTTCTTGATGCTTTCCTCAAACCCCTCTTCCTTAGATTGCTCATTATCATATTGTGTCTTGAGGTCTCATAAAATGGATTTGCAACATGGATGTATATTTAGTTTTGATGCTATAACTTTCTGAACTCTAATTGAGCTTCAACATGATTTATACATCAAACCAAGTTATTTAATTTTTTACGTTGTTTGCTATTTTCTTTAGTTTGCCAATTTGTGTTGTTTCATGATTGACTTCAGAAGACTAGCAACTCTATCTCCACCCTTTTAGGTAAACAACTCCTATGTTATATTTGGCTACCATTTGTAGACCAAGCCAGAAATGACCATCAAAATTACAAACTTGCTCAAGCATCTTCGCCAAACAACCATCCGTAGATATAGTAGTCATTTTCTTTCGTCACACAATAAGGATTCTTCCTCTTTAGGAAGAGActatttattgagtttggttccatATAACACATgattaacttttttttattttacaGGGAGTAACCCAAGATTATCTTGattgaaaacacattttttttatttggaccATGCTCATCTATTAATGTTTGATAAATTCCCCCCTATGCACACACCAAATTGCTTACTCATatttccgcagcaacgcgcggggtatcatctagtaaaCTAAAACGGATAGGTCATCTGAATTCTAAATATTGAATACCACCTGTAGTAACCATAAAGCAGCATGGCAAGGACTAATTTCAGAAGTTTACACCCATTAAACTAATAAAAATCAGTGTGGACAAAGTGCTAAAATAGACGGAAACCGAAGAAGTTCTCATGATGCAATAGGCTAAGGGCATCTCTACGCGAAGCATTATAATTTAGCCCCTTGTATGCCTCCCCAAACTAACTGCTTGTATTTCAGGAGTTAAGACATGTGGTTCTTTGCTGAAGACTTAAATTTAACTCCCTAAAACTTTTTTCATGTAGATTTAAACCTAGATAGCAGAATTTGTCTCAAACTACAAGTGGCTAGTCCAAGATGACAGTGGGTATGAACAGATTTTTGTTTCGGTCTGCAATATGAAGGCATATAAGCTGTACTTGTTGTAGCTTTTGATTAGAAAAAACTATCTTGCTGCACTTTGATTATTTTGATTTTTGTACACATAACATTTGGTTGATACATGATAATAAAAACCATATCCTCTGTTTCCTTGAATGGGGAATGCCATGTGAAGGAAAAAGAGGATATGAGAAAGCTTTTGGATTGTCAGCAGCAAGGGCGCCAGCAAATAAGAGCAGCGTGCTACATTTGCACTATAGGTAGTAGCAAAAAATGTATTAGAGAGTTTGAGAAACCAACAACCTACTGATACTTTACTAGTCACACAAGATCTCAAATTGATTGGGTCGATCTTATGTCTGAATCCAGTTTTGCCAATCTGTTTGTGTACGCGGCAAGCTGAAATACACCCAAGTGATAGAAAATTCATGTATTCCAAGAAAAAGAATCAGGAAATATTTGAAAATCTTTTGTACAGCATTGGATGTCAGGTTACACAAATAGCTCTTTTGTATGTTTATCATTTGATAGAAATTAAATTGAACCttcaacattttctaaaatcaatatACAGATGCAAATAGTTCAGCTGCGTCATTTTCCATTGATGATTTGCTTTAAATAGCAAAGCAGACCCACCCGTTGTGGCTCCATGTTGGGTGGCCAGACTTGCTTAACTGAATGAACTAACCTTTTTAACTGAACTATTTTGCAATGTTTTTTTTTATTGACAAGGCTAAATATGATCAGTTTGTACACTCTTTCGAAGTCTGTACATAGTACTATCTGTTGACACAGGCCCAACAATTGACGCTGTGATCTGCCTGTACTTTCCGGCGAGACGAATGGGTGATGAAATAGCAACGACTGATTTCCCCCCCGGACAATATGCTATTACAAGAGCTACTAATTGGATCGATCCAGCAGCCTAGCTAGCTATGACTGGCTGGAAACACACAAAGCACTCACGCACATGTACACGATACAAGGGTCAATCCAAACCTTATATCGCGACGGTTGTGCGTTTGTTTCTTATTGCTTTGATCTCACGGTTTGCTTACAAGGGGATTTAAAGAATTATATAGCAGCTAGCGAGCCTAATTTCTTCGTTTCGTCAGAGCTTTTTGCATAAGCAACCTCTCGATGTTTCATATCTAGCACTTGGTTGCGGAAGCTGCATTTCTCATGGTGAGGCCATCCTAGTTTTTTTGCACGAGATCTGCAGCCCAGTTTTTCTTTGTAGGAGCAGCCAGCCGTAGAAAATTGTTGTGCCCTGCCTTCAACATTTAACTCCCACACTCGAGCTTCTTGGTGGCATTGCCAAGGAAGAACTTGATTGCCTTGGCCTTCATGTCGGTGAATGTGGATTCCTACTTGCGGCGTCTGCGACGAATCTTGGTTGTGGAGTCCTTGATCCTCTTGACGCGTCCACTGAACTTGCGCATATGGTACAAGTCCATGCATGTAATGTTGGATTCCTCTTCCAATTCCATCTTTGTCCTAGATAGTTCCCGATCTTGATATAGCGATTCTATTTCGTTTCCCGGAAACTCGCCTATCCAGCAAGGTGTATACGGGAAAGCTGCATATGTCTCTTGGCATGGTAGTCCACAGATGGGGTCGTAATATGCTGAACACACATTGCCCAAGTCCTGAAATTTTGAGCTGTTCCAATCATAGGCCAGTCCTCTAGGTTTTCTCCCTGATGAAATTAAGAAGACAATCTCTTTATAAGGATGAAACCCAAGGAAATAATAATTTCCATAATATCCCTCTTCAAGAGTGTTATCCTCGATAGCGTCATCTTCGAAGTCAAGACCGTTATCCTCGTATCCCTCTTCAACATCATATTCAATGTGAAGAATGCTATCCTCGTCAGAATTCCAGTCATATTTCTCTTCCACCGGCTCTTTGTAAATTCCATTCTGCTCAAAGAACCACTTACGGTAGTTAACATCCTGTATGATCCATTGCCTACCTAGTTGGGCATAGTCCTCATATTCAAAGGTATTAAGAGTGGTATCATGATTTAGCACCCATTCTATTCGACTACACGATTCATTGAGATGCCAAAGCTGAAGGACCGGACTCCGGTTATTTGATATTGCACAATACACCCCTCTCTGTGATTTACCAAGATGGTGGTCGGGATATCCTCTCGGTAAATATTTACTGACTGGTAGTGTAATTACTCTGTATGTGTGATCTGACAAACACATTCTGCAAACATgaacaatcagataagacagattaaTAACACCAGGTAAGAATCATAGCAGCATATATTTTAGCAGTATTTCTTAGATAATTACCATGGGATTTTTCCTATGTTATTATGCCCATGTATGACATTCATTTAATGGGCCGGAATGGCGGTACTAGATTCTTATGACTCTTTCCATACATTGAACTAATTCCTAAGAATTCTTAGCATTACGCTGTGGCCTTATGGAAAACTCAGAAGAATTGGTGTGGAGGGAACATCACAATATTTGACTTTGATTTGCAAATCCCACAATATTTGACTTATGCTAAACAGGAATAATGACCGAGGAGCAAGTAGTAGTACCTCATGAGATAGCCATGCTGGCAATGGATATAGAGATTGCTTTGCCAGTAGACCGCATGATAATGATATTGATTATACGACCAATCCGAATCCATGTAGTCAATGATCCCTGCGGTCTCCCCTTCCCGAACAAAGGTCGTCTTGTCCCACCACCGAGTAACTGACGAGAACACATCAATGACGTATGACGCGGGGGGCCACTCCGATCCAAGCAATGTGTCATCGTTCGACACGCCGGCGGACAACACGAGCGGGATCAGAACGACCTCATAGTGTGGTGACATGCCTGGCTCGAACGCGAGGTACGCGCTCTCGTCGGAACCCGGCATGTGCGGCCGAGGGTGTTGGGGCAGACGCGCCCACCGACGTGTGGCCGGGTTGACAACATAATCGCGCGGCAGTGCATGGTCGTGCTCGTGCCTCAGACCGCGGCAAAGCAATAGCCCGTTGCAGTGGTCCATGACACTGACGCCCGTGCAGGGCAAGAAGTCGAGCCCTCCGCAGATCGCTGGGCCTGTCGTGGGACGTGAGAAGAACTCCGAGAATCTAAGCCGGGTGAAGTTGATGAAGATTCCGCGCATGAAGCACGGGAGCAGGTGGGCGCGCAGGCGGGCGTCGATGGTGTCGCGCCACGCACTGCAGAACAGCCGGGACGTGGCTAGGCTGTGCGGCGCGAGGCGGCCGAGGATCTCCGCGAGGACGTCACCCGGTAGCACGGCCGGATCAGGTGCCATTGCCGATCGATCTTGTTCGCCGCTCCTTCTTTTTTCCTTGTCGTCTGTGATCCCGCACGCGCCGCAGTGTTTTGGGGATCCAAAGTTGTTGGCGAACACGTCGTGCAGATCTTGGACTACAACTGACGCGATTGGAGACGTATATATGACCTAGGCTTCTATACGTACATATTGGAGACGGTCAGACGGTTAGACGGAGTTGGATCAAAGCTGAATCTCGATTCGGTGAAAAAAAAAATATATAAAGGAAAAAACAGGAGCTGATACTCTGAAATCTGAACAGAGACAGGCCTACCTAAGATATTTTGGGATTTCTTTTTTCTTGCAAGAAGTAATTTGGGGATTAAACATCCGGCAATGCTGGGCGCCGGGGCGCCGGTCCAAATTTGGGCGGGTTGGCCCCCAGCCGCCCGATACAGCTACGCACAACCGTTCGATATAGCCGCACATCTTCTTCCTTCCCCTCCTCGTCTTTGATGTGGTCAACACGGGGAAATCCATGGCGGGCGTAACTCTCTCCCCTCCACCGGACCCCCGCACCCCGCGCGTGGTGTGCGTCCGTCCTCGCCTGTTTGCCTCGCCCCTTGATGCTCGCCGTTGAAGCTCGCCGCCGCTCACCGTCGCCAAAAacgcaaaagaaaataaataggccGTTGACCCATAGCAGCTTTTCTATTGCCTCCGCCCGTTCCCAGTTGCATCCATGGGTGGTCCTTCTCCGTGCCGGCTGCAAAAACAGCGGTCCTCGCTGGTGTTGCCGTCCCTCTGGTTGCAACTAATGTGGCCCACGACGTCGTTCGCCAGCCGAGCCGGTGGTAGCAAAAAAATACACTTGTTCCAGCAAGAAAAACAGATGGTGGTAACAAAAATTTGTTGTCCCAAACAAAACATGCAAATTGGTAGTAAAAAAAATCGCCGGTGGTTCCAGCAAAACACAAAGCTGGTAGTAGTAAAAAAAATCAGGAGTGGATCTAGAAAAAGAATTGATGCAGCAAAAAATCACGGCGGCGACGACACCACCATCCTCTTGATTGCAGCAAAATCTAAAGAAGGTTCTAGCAAAGAAAGAAATGGTTCTTGCATAAAAATGATGGAGCAAAAAAACCATAGCGGCATAACTCAAAACAAATCCGATGTAGCAAATGAACTAGctggttccaacaaaaaaaaaatcactggttccagcaaaaactgAAGTCGCTGGTGAGGGCGCAGTCTGGTTCCAGCAACATTGGAAGCTGGTTCCAACACGCGGACTTGCTGGTTGTAGCAAAAAACgacgccggttccagcaaaaaggtGTTGGCCGGTTCCAGCAAGGTGCCACCGGCTCGCGGTGCCGGCTGTAGCTCACCACGCCTCCGATTCCAGCTTCCCGTCATGGGTTGTAGCAAGATGCGGCGCCGATCACAGCCCCTCGGACACCGGTTGGAGCTTCTCACATCCATGGTTGCAGCATCGGCTAACCATGGCCGTGGAGAAAAAAAGAGGGATGTAGGATCCATTTAAAAGGATCCAATCTTCACATCTGGCTTTGTTTGTGTGAGATAAGTACAGCCTCGCCGACTGGTTACTTGTAGATACCATTTGTTTGTGTGAGATATGTGTCCATCAAATGATATCAACCAGAGTGTTTGACGTGAAGTTGGGGACGATTCAGGGTTTCTTTTCTTGGAGGCGGATGGTGTCCTCTACCTGTTTTTTTTAGCAGGAACACCATGCATTCCATTAACTAGTGGTGACAAAATCGTCAGCCACAGCACATCTTACATCAGGAGGCAGGTTAATGATCCA harbors:
- the LOC119345220 gene encoding uncharacterized protein LOC119345220, with amino-acid sequence MAPDPAVLPGDVLAEILGRLAPHSLATSRLFCSAWRDTIDARLRAHLLPCFMRGIFINFTRLRFSEFFSRPTTGPAICGGLDFLPCTGVSVMDHCNGLLLCRGLRHEHDHALPRDYVVNPATRRWARLPQHPRPHMPGSDESAYLAFEPGMSPHYEVVLIPLVLSAGVSNDDTLLGSEWPPASYVIDVFSSVTRWWDKTTFVREGETAGIIDYMDSDWSYNQYHYHAVYWQSNLYIHCQHGYLMRMCLSDHTYRVITLPVSKYLPRGYPDHHLGKSQRGVYCAISNNRSPVLQLWHLNESCSRIEWVLNHDTTLNTFEYEDYAQLGRQWIIQDVNYRKWFFEQNGIYKEPVEEKYDWNSDEDSILHIEYDVEEGYEDNGLDFEDDAIEDNTLEEGYYGNYYFLGFHPYKEIVFLISSGRKPRGLAYDWNSSKFQDLGNVCSAYYDPICGLPCQETYAAFPYTPCWIGEFPGNEIESLYQDRELSRTKMELEEESNITCMDLYHMRKFSGRVKRIKDSTTKIRRRRRK